A section of the Oncorhynchus nerka isolate Pitt River linkage group LG3, Oner_Uvic_2.0, whole genome shotgun sequence genome encodes:
- the LOC135563810 gene encoding zinc finger protein 362, whose translation MFLLLSSSTTSSSGQSFSTSTPIALIDPSTGQLSQITASSSSPLSLSLSSGQLATSVSSLPANPSHPVIRTTPNNSPTIQSRESPIVNPPAPLTSPSVVSSPPSKQPSAGGSSKAVLLSSPPHKHTEPNCYDPNTDHQSLSTEETQMESVQNGSSPTKDPPLTHPQSPSLSFDFSLEASDQSKAPESKHTSLPWDDHLYFSSATAPPSPPLAPIFPSSGPRNLNPLDPLDPLSPASSPSSGPRRVLYCPLCPRIFYYLSDLERHSITHSQNKPHVCLQCGKAFKRSSHLQRHKHIHTGERNFVCPICSKRFREAGELQRHQRVHTGEKPYQCPLCHTRFAERNTMRRHTRRKHPYHQAAMAMLSERGAGGGGREGGDEDEGTEEWYSSTVSNLDNSDSEPDSEVTS comes from the exons AtgttccttctcctctcctcctccaccacctcttcctccggtcagtctttctctacctccacccccattGCTCTCATTGACCCCTCCACCGGTCAGCTCTCCCAAATCACTGCCTCCTCTtcatcccctctttctctctctctctcttctggtcagCTTGCCACATCAGTGTCATCCCTCCCGGCCAATCCCTCCCACCCAGTTATTAGAACGACACCCAACAACTCCCCTACCATCCAATCAAGAGAGAGTCCCATCGTTAACCCTCCCGCCCCCCTGACCTCCCCCTCTGtggtctcctcccctccctccaagCAGCCCAGTGCTGGTGGCAGTTCTAAAGCAGTTCTACTCAGCTCACCTCCTCACAAACACACTGAACCAAACTGTTATGACCCCAACACCGATCATCAGTCACTATCTACTGAAGAAACCCAAATGGAATCTGTCCAAAATGGGTCATCTCCTACTAAAGACCCTCCCCTTACACACCCGCAATCCCCTTCTCTGTCCTTTGACTTCAGTTTGGAGGCATCTGACCAATCAAAAGCCCCAGAGTCAAAGCACACCTCCCTCCCATGGGACGACCATCTCTACTTCTCCTCTGCCAccgctcctccctcccctccccttgccCCCATCTTCCCCTCCAGCGGACCCAGGAACCTGAACCCCCTGGACCCTCTGGACCCCCTGTccccagcctcctctccctcttctggGCCACGAAGGGTCCTCTACTGCCCTCTCTGCCCCAGGATCTTCTACTACCTGTCTGACCTGGAGCGTCACTCCATCACCCACTCTCAGAACAAACCCCATGTCTGCCTGCAGTGTGGCAAGGCCTTCAAACGCTCCAGCCATTTGCAG AGACACAAGCACATTCACACGGGCGAGAGGAACTTTGTGTGCCCCATCTGCTCCAAGCGTTTCAGGGAGGCGGGCGAGCTGCAGCGCCATCAGAgggtacacacaggagagaagccctaCCAGTGCCCGCTGTGCCACACACGCTTCGCCGAGCGCAACACCATGCGTCGACACACTAGACGCAAACACCCTTACCACCAGGCAGCTATGGCGATGCTGTccgagagaggagcagggggaggaggaagagaaggaggggatGAAGATGAGGGCACAGAAGAGTGGTATAGTTCCACTGTGTCCAACTTGGACAACTCTGACTCTGAACCAGATTCTGAGGTCACTTCCTGA